The proteins below come from a single Bacteroidota bacterium genomic window:
- a CDS encoding gliding motility-associated C-terminal domain-containing protein — translation PAAANTTSGSSNTATGLSAGTYVCTITDLNGCTSTRTVTITQPPALTVSTSSVASTCGNNNGSVSVTATGGAGGFTYLWTPGSFTTSTVNSLGAGTYNVTVTDANGCIATASATVNNSSSIAATNSVTNVLCNGASTGSATVTVTGNNGTVTYSWSPNVSTTNTATGLSAGTYVVTATDAMGCIATTTVIITQPSALSTASTQVNVLCNGGNTGSATVTASGGTPGYTFSWSPAVANTTSGSSNTATGLVAGTYVCTVTDLNGCIITRTITITQPPALSSTAAQVNVLCNGGNSGSATITASGGTPGYTFSWSPAAANTTSGSSNTATGLSAGTYVCTITDLNGCTSTRTVTITQPPALTNTFTQVNVLCNGGNTGSATVTANGGTPGYTFAWSPAVANSTSGSSNTATGLSAGTYVCTITDLNGCTSASTITITQPPALTNTFTQVNVLCNGGNTGSATVTASGGTPGYTFSWSPAAANSTSGSSNTATGLSAGTYVCTVTDLNGCTSTRTVTITQPPALTATSTVVNTTCNTNANGTATITAAGGTPGYSFSWSPAAANTSSGNSNTATGLAAGTYVCTITDLNGCSTTHTVTVTSPPAIVITTSSVSSTCGNNNGSVSATATGGTGVLTYLWTPGNFTSPTVGSLAAGTYNLTVTDANGCTATASATVGNSSTIAASNSVTNVLCNGASTGSATVTVTGNNGTVTYSWLPNVSTTNTATGLSAGTYVVTATDAMGCIASTTVIITQPPALAVTNSQVDLLCNGISTGTATLNASGGTPGYTFGWTPAVTNTSAAASTTATALAAGSYVATVTDLNGCVLSHTFTITQPTPLVLAYSQNNVLCNGGNSGSATVTASGATPGYTFVWTPAVSSSVSGNSSVATALSASAYVCTATDLNGCTASQTVTITEPTALLVSITTTPSTCGSSNGSITASASGGTGSAAFLWTTPGNDTTATVNGVGQGTYVVTVTDDNNCTATGIATVNNLSGPTLAVTATSPVLCFGDSTGTASVSATGGNGNLTYNWSTGDTSVAVTNLPAGTFTVIVSDANNCTDTINVVIQQPAALTASWQGTDVLCNGNNTGAVVMTAAAGSPGYSFAWTPAVGAVNSGNTSSAASLAAGQYVCTVTDTNGCVYTDTVTINQPPALTLALTPADASCAGGNNGSATALAAGGAPGYQYGWLPAGGNAQTASGLTAGMYYCTVTDTNGCVISDSVAVAEPAALSVQMQSTPTYCSQQLGSVNAIGSGGTGTLNYVWQPGNLQQQSASQLPAGWYWVTLSDQNNCQLTDSVQVQNMPGITVAQGATTAATCFGYTDGAAAVSVTGGTPTYSYSWSPNVSTTNAAANIAAGQYIVTVTDSAGCAGTVTVTVIQPAPLAATASVSQPAVCAGQQVTLNASGSGGTPGYSYAWLPILQNTQQPTDVPQTNTTYTLILTDLNGCVDSATTAVTVNDLPVPGFMADTLSGCAPLCVDFSDLSTVSAPSVIMQWQWYFGDGDSAAVAAPTHCYNLPGQYDVTLIATTSAGCTATFTIPAYIQTFGTPLAAFGATPQPTTMVNPTIFFADSSVGAASWNWSFGDLINSSSSIQNPSFTYPAPGCYQVTLTVTSADGCTDIATDSVCIAPDATLFVPNAFTPDGDGDNDYFFPQGIGLDPSQFEMWIFDRWGNMIFFTDNPAVGWDGRANGGSEIAQIDTYVWKIKCVDVLGNKHNQIGKVTLIK, via the coding sequence CCCAGCCGCAGCGAATACAACCAGCGGCAGCAGCAACACAGCCACCGGACTTAGCGCAGGTACATATGTGTGTACAATTACAGATCTGAATGGTTGTACTTCTACGCGCACCGTAACCATTACCCAACCGCCTGCACTCACGGTAAGTACATCATCGGTGGCGAGTACGTGTGGTAACAACAACGGTTCTGTTTCGGTAACAGCAACAGGCGGAGCTGGCGGATTTACTTATTTGTGGACACCCGGCAGCTTCACTACATCAACAGTAAATAGTCTGGGGGCAGGTACATATAATGTTACCGTTACTGATGCCAATGGTTGTATAGCCACCGCATCGGCTACAGTAAACAATTCCAGTTCAATTGCAGCCACCAACTCAGTAACCAATGTATTGTGCAATGGTGCATCAACCGGATCGGCCACAGTTACCGTTACAGGAAATAACGGTACAGTTACCTATAGCTGGTCGCCCAACGTGAGCACCACAAATACCGCCACCGGTCTGTCCGCAGGTACTTATGTGGTAACTGCTACCGATGCAATGGGTTGTATTGCTACCACTACTGTGATTATTACACAGCCGTCGGCTTTAAGTACTGCATCCACACAGGTAAATGTGCTTTGCAATGGCGGCAATACTGGTAGTGCTACGGTTACTGCCAGCGGTGGTACTCCGGGTTATACGTTTTCTTGGAGTCCCGCTGTGGCGAATACAACCAGTGGAAGCAGCAATACGGCCACTGGCCTTGTCGCCGGCACTTATGTATGCACAGTCACTGATCTGAACGGGTGTATCATTACACGCACCATTACGATTACTCAGCCTCCCGCACTTTCCAGTACGGCTGCACAGGTAAATGTATTGTGTAATGGCGGGAATTCGGGTTCCGCCACCATTACTGCCAGCGGTGGCACACCCGGCTATACCTTTTCGTGGAGCCCTGCTGCAGCGAATACAACCAGCGGCAGCAGCAACACGGCCACCGGACTTAGTGCAGGTACGTATGTATGTACAATTACAGATCTGAATGGTTGTACCTCTACGCGCACCGTAACCATTACACAACCGCCCGCACTCACCAACACATTTACACAGGTAAACGTATTGTGTAATGGCGGCAACACCGGCAGCGCCACAGTTACAGCAAACGGCGGTACACCGGGCTATACGTTTGCCTGGAGTCCCGCTGTGGCCAACAGTACCAGCGGCAGCAGTAACACGGCCACCGGCCTTAGCGCTGGTACGTATGTATGTACCATCACTGATTTGAACGGCTGTACATCTGCAAGTACAATAACCATCACACAGCCGCCTGCACTCACCAACACATTTACACAAGTAAACGTATTATGTAACGGTGGCAATACCGGCAGTGCCACGGTAACGGCCAGCGGAGGTACACCCGGCTACACATTCTCGTGGAGTCCTGCTGCGGCAAACAGTACCAGTGGCAGCAGCAATACAGCCACAGGATTAAGTGCGGGCACTTATGTGTGCACAGTTACTGATTTGAATGGCTGTACATCCACACGCACTGTAACCATTACGCAACCGCCTGCGCTTACTGCCACTTCAACGGTAGTAAATACAACCTGTAATACGAATGCAAACGGAACGGCCACGATTACTGCAGCCGGCGGCACTCCGGGTTATTCCTTCTCGTGGAGCCCGGCAGCAGCTAATACTAGCAGCGGCAACAGCAATACCGCCACCGGCCTTGCCGCAGGCACTTATGTATGCACAATTACAGACTTAAACGGATGCAGCACCACGCATACTGTTACTGTAACATCGCCCCCGGCAATTGTTATAACCACTTCATCGGTAAGCAGTACCTGTGGCAATAACAACGGTTCGGTAAGTGCAACAGCTACCGGTGGCACAGGTGTGCTTACTTACCTTTGGACACCCGGTAATTTTACCTCGCCCACTGTGGGGAGTCTGGCAGCAGGCACTTATAACTTAACAGTTACAGATGCGAATGGCTGTACGGCAACGGCTTCAGCTACCGTTGGTAATTCAAGTACAATCGCAGCGAGTAATTCTGTAACCAATGTGCTTTGTAACGGTGCATCAACCGGATCGGCCACAGTTACCGTTACAGGAAATAACGGTACAGTTACCTATAGCTGGTTGCCCAACGTGAGCACCACAAATACCGCCACCGGTCTGTCCGCAGGTACTTATGTGGTAACTGCTACCGATGCAATGGGTTGTATTGCCAGCACCACGGTTATCATTACACAACCTCCGGCGCTTGCAGTCACCAATTCACAGGTTGATTTGCTTTGCAATGGCATTTCAACCGGAACGGCTACGCTCAACGCATCGGGTGGTACGCCGGGCTACACGTTTGGCTGGACACCCGCTGTAACAAATACTTCGGCTGCTGCTAGCACTACGGCTACCGCACTTGCAGCCGGAAGCTATGTGGCTACGGTAACTGATTTGAACGGCTGTGTACTTTCACATACGTTTACTATTACACAACCTACACCGCTTGTCCTTGCATACTCGCAAAACAATGTGCTTTGTAACGGCGGTAACAGCGGAAGTGCTACGGTAACCGCCAGCGGTGCTACTCCCGGTTATACATTTGTCTGGACACCCGCCGTAAGCAGCAGCGTAAGTGGAAACAGTTCTGTGGCCACCGCACTCAGTGCATCGGCATACGTTTGCACTGCAACCGATCTGAATGGTTGTACCGCGTCACAAACCGTTACCATTACTGAACCAACAGCATTGCTGGTTTCCATTACCACCACGCCTTCAACCTGTGGAAGCAGCAACGGGAGTATAACGGCTTCGGCTTCGGGTGGAACCGGTTCTGCAGCCTTCCTCTGGACTACACCCGGAAACGATACTACAGCTACCGTAAACGGGGTGGGGCAGGGAACTTATGTGGTAACGGTAACCGACGATAATAACTGTACGGCTACTGGTATCGCTACTGTTAACAACCTCAGCGGACCTACACTGGCAGTAACGGCAACTTCGCCTGTACTTTGTTTTGGCGACAGTACCGGAACGGCTTCGGTGAGTGCCACAGGAGGAAATGGTAACCTCACTTACAACTGGTCAACCGGCGATACTTCGGTAGCTGTTACCAACCTGCCTGCAGGCACGTTTACTGTAATTGTGAGTGACGCCAACAACTGTACCGATACGATAAACGTTGTAATTCAACAACCGGCAGCTTTAACGGCCAGCTGGCAGGGCACAGATGTATTATGCAACGGCAACAACACGGGTGCGGTGGTAATGACCGCTGCGGCCGGATCGCCGGGTTATAGTTTTGCGTGGACACCTGCGGTAGGTGCAGTAAATTCAGGAAATACATCATCGGCCGCGTCACTTGCAGCTGGTCAGTATGTATGCACGGTTACGGATACCAATGGTTGTGTGTACACAGATACAGTTACCATTAACCAGCCGCCCGCGCTTACACTTGCACTTACACCTGCTGATGCAAGCTGTGCAGGAGGGAACAACGGTTCTGCAACTGCGCTGGCAGCCGGAGGTGCTCCAGGCTATCAGTATGGCTGGCTGCCTGCAGGTGGCAATGCTCAAACAGCTTCCGGACTTACGGCAGGCATGTATTATTGCACGGTTACAGATACCAACGGTTGTGTAATTTCCGATAGTGTGGCAGTGGCCGAACCGGCTGCGCTGAGTGTACAGATGCAATCAACACCTACCTATTGCAGCCAGCAACTGGGTTCGGTAAATGCCATTGGCAGTGGAGGTACCGGTACACTTAATTATGTGTGGCAGCCAGGTAACCTGCAACAGCAAAGTGCTTCTCAGTTGCCCGCCGGCTGGTACTGGGTAACGCTTTCCGACCAGAATAACTGTCAGCTTACCGACAGTGTGCAGGTGCAAAATATGCCCGGAATTACTGTTGCCCAGGGTGCCACTACAGCTGCTACATGCTTTGGATATACCGATGGGGCTGCGGCAGTAAGTGTAACAGGCGGCACCCCAACTTACAGTTACAGCTGGAGTCCGAACGTAAGTACAACCAACGCTGCGGCAAACATTGCAGCCGGTCAGTATATTGTTACTGTTACCGATTCGGCCGGATGTGCCGGAACGGTTACGGTAACTGTAATTCAGCCTGCGCCACTGGCTGCAACGGCTTCAGTTTCGCAACCTGCGGTGTGTGCTGGACAGCAGGTTACGCTTAATGCCTCGGGCAGTGGCGGCACACCGGGGTATTCGTATGCGTGGCTGCCAATTTTACAAAACACGCAGCAACCAACCGACGTACCGCAAACGAACACCACCTATACCTTAATTCTTACTGACCTGAATGGTTGTGTTGATTCAGCCACTACGGCTGTAACGGTTAATGACCTTCCCGTGCCAGGATTTATGGCGGATACCCTATCCGGTTGTGCTCCGCTGTGTGTTGATTTCAGTGACCTTTCTACCGTTTCGGCGCCCTCGGTAATTATGCAATGGCAATGGTATTTTGGCGATGGCGACAGTGCCGCTGTGGCTGCACCCACGCATTGCTACAACCTTCCCGGACAGTATGACGTAACACTTATAGCCACAACATCAGCCGGCTGTACGGCTACGTTTACAATTCCGGCATACATTCAAACCTTTGGCACACCGCTGGCTGCTTTTGGTGCAACGCCGCAACCCACAACAATGGTTAATCCTACCATCTTCTTCGCCGATTCATCTGTAGGCGCTGCAAGCTGGAACTGGAGTTTCGGAGATCTCATCAACTCTTCGTCGTCCATTCAGAATCCTTCCTTCACTTATCCTGCTCCGGGCTGCTATCAGGTAACACTTACGGTAACCAGTGCCGACGGTTGTACTGATATTGCTACCGATTCAGTGTGTATTGCACCTGACGCCACTTTGTTTGTGCCTAACGCATTTACTCCTGATGGCGATGGCGATAATGATTATTTCTTCCCGCAGGGAATCGGATTGGATCCGTCACAATTTGAAATGTGGATTTTCGACCGCTGGGGCAATATGATTTTCTTTACTGATAATCCGGCTGTGGGCTGGGACGGACGCGCCAATGGCGGAAGTGAAATTGCCCAGATTGATACCTACGTGTGGAAAATAAAATGTGTGGATGTGCTGGGCAACAAACATAATCAGATTGGAAAGGTTACGTTGATCAAATAA
- a CDS encoding T9SS type A sorting domain-containing protein, whose product MKTKLLLVALFGAGVLNAQYYQRTNGTPVYDELTDGTNVTLNGQGHLMTGYTQALGGIDLLITRTNVNGVIAGANSFNQIYRLTAPGGVVLSTIPCKILQIPNGRLCVIGSYYSNVATTPPGIFTVVLSPAGAVLSARGWQTVTPAVSTNIAALSACNALPATSNIVYISGYTDAVVGSNNGVRPLLMAINGSTNALIWSLQYDFLPSNTPAKVLPNDLIASPYQPALVNEVFVVGSMYDGNGNDAGFTFRVNAANGNPVSAVTTFDTGANDEFNAVCLATGAGGGTNGFVIAGSTNLYGNLDVLVFKSAPTGDTGPWISIIDYSLSGDNVGLDVIQRQNTFGQWNYYLSGTAFNGSQGGSDMCVFFIDDAGVAQREFTYGTANGERNQEISSFSGTAADGITVFGNTPSSADPGNEYYVKAYYNGISGCNEGFAIPNNLPFNGFRTQYQLSRTGTMNFVGLTNQVQAGPVVTQLCFAVAIAGGSNARNAENEVPASATQVYPNPVSVASPMLSLSFNSPVEQQLEIRITDMLGREVLNQKIFVAEGETISQLQLPSGLAEGIYNLQISGNGISETHRFIVE is encoded by the coding sequence ATGAAAACAAAACTTTTACTTGTTGCTCTGTTTGGAGCAGGCGTTCTTAATGCACAGTATTATCAACGCACAAACGGCACACCCGTGTATGATGAACTAACGGATGGCACCAACGTGACACTTAACGGTCAGGGGCATCTGATGACAGGTTATACACAGGCACTTGGCGGCATTGATTTGTTAATTACACGCACAAATGTGAATGGTGTAATTGCAGGAGCCAATTCGTTTAATCAGATTTACCGGCTTACAGCACCGGGTGGGGTAGTACTCAGCACCATTCCCTGCAAAATTTTACAAATTCCAAATGGCCGTCTTTGTGTAATTGGCAGCTATTATTCAAATGTAGCTACAACACCGCCCGGTATTTTTACAGTGGTGCTGAGTCCGGCCGGAGCAGTATTGAGCGCACGCGGCTGGCAAACCGTAACGCCGGCAGTAAGTACAAACATTGCCGCACTATCGGCGTGTAATGCACTTCCGGCCACCAGCAATATTGTGTATATCAGTGGTTATACCGATGCTGTGGTAGGTTCAAATAATGGCGTTCGTCCGTTGCTTATGGCAATTAACGGCAGCACAAACGCGCTGATCTGGAGTTTACAATATGATTTTCTGCCATCCAATACACCGGCTAAAGTGCTACCCAACGATCTTATCGCATCGCCCTATCAGCCTGCGCTGGTAAACGAAGTATTTGTGGTAGGCAGCATGTACGATGGCAATGGAAATGATGCCGGATTTACTTTCCGTGTCAATGCAGCGAACGGCAACCCTGTAAGCGCAGTTACCACCTTCGATACTGGTGCCAACGATGAATTTAATGCCGTGTGTCTCGCTACCGGTGCTGGTGGTGGCACTAACGGATTTGTGATTGCCGGCAGCACAAACCTCTATGGAAATTTAGATGTGCTGGTGTTCAAATCGGCACCCACCGGTGATACCGGGCCGTGGATTTCAATTATCGATTACTCGCTCAGCGGTGATAATGTAGGACTTGATGTAATTCAGCGCCAGAATACGTTCGGACAGTGGAACTATTATCTCTCAGGTACTGCATTCAACGGTTCGCAGGGCGGTTCGGATATGTGTGTATTCTTTATCGACGATGCAGGTGTGGCTCAGCGTGAGTTTACCTACGGAACTGCCAATGGCGAACGGAATCAGGAAATTTCCAGTTTCTCCGGAACTGCCGCAGATGGTATTACCGTTTTTGGAAACACACCCTCTTCTGCTGATCCCGGCAATGAGTACTATGTTAAGGCCTACTATAATGGCATTTCAGGCTGCAACGAAGGCTTTGCCATTCCCAACAACCTGCCCTTTAACGGCTTCCGGACACAGTACCAGCTTTCGCGTACAGGCACCATGAACTTTGTGGGCCTTACCAATCAGGTTCAGGCTGGTCCGGTGGTTACGCAGCTTTGCTTTGCGGTGGCAATTGCCGGTGGCAGCAACGCCCGTAACGCAGAAAATGAAGTACCTGCTTCAGCTACCCAGGTTTATCCAAACCCGGTTTCAGTTGCATCACCCATGCTTAGTCTCAGCTTCAATTCACCTGTTGAGCAACAACTTGAAATCCGCATTACCGATATGCTCGGTCGTGAAGTGCTGAATCAGAAAATCTTTGTGGCCGAAGGCGAAACCATTTCGCAACTGCAACTGCCTTCCGGCCTGGCCGAAGGAATTTACAACCTGCAAATCTCTGGCAACGGAATCAGCGAAACACATCGCTTTATTGTTGAGTAA
- a CDS encoding leucine-rich repeat domain-containing protein encodes MKKLIFNLFLALLFAPAIHAQSDLLDSLTLDTMAAFTSLDEALKQPDNVVKLVLRKEKLDSFPEAVYQFKNLQYLDLSRNNIREIPDSISRLKKLQVLHLSRNNIEYIPRTIGDLSELRILNINQNELYVIPPQIGRLKKLEVLDLWSNNISVFPDELKDISGNLKVLDLRTILINRETQERIKAMLPNTKVYFSPPCKCNG; translated from the coding sequence ATGAAAAAACTGATCTTTAATCTCTTCCTAGCACTGCTGTTTGCCCCGGCAATTCATGCGCAATCGGATCTGCTTGATTCACTTACGCTTGATACCATGGCCGCTTTTACCAGTCTGGACGAGGCGCTTAAACAGCCCGACAACGTGGTAAAACTTGTGCTGCGCAAAGAAAAGCTCGACAGCTTTCCCGAAGCTGTTTATCAGTTCAAAAACCTTCAGTATCTCGACCTGAGCCGAAACAACATCCGTGAAATACCTGACTCCATAAGCCGGCTAAAAAAACTGCAGGTGCTTCATCTTTCCCGTAATAATATCGAATACATCCCCCGAACCATTGGCGACCTGAGTGAACTGCGCATTCTCAACATCAATCAGAACGAATTATATGTAATTCCCCCTCAAATAGGACGGTTGAAAAAGCTGGAGGTGCTTGATTTGTGGAGCAACAACATCAGCGTATTCCCCGACGAACTGAAAGACATCAGCGGCAACCTGAAAGTGCTCGATCTGCGCACCATTCTCATTAACCGCGAAACGCAGGAACGCATTAAAGCCATGCTACCCAATACAAAGGTGTATTTTTCACCTCCCTGCAAGTGCAATGGCTAA
- a CDS encoding F0F1 ATP synthase subunit beta, with translation MQHGKIAQIIGPVIDVSFSDPNTKLPNILDALVVEKANGQKIVLECQQHIGEDTVRTIAMDSTDGLSRGMEVKATGAPITMPIGDAIKGRLFNVVGEAIDGIQAVSNAGGYPIHRMPPKFEDLSTSAEVLFTGIKVIDLIEPYSKGGKIGLFGGAGVGKTVLIQELINNIAKGYDGYSVFAGVGERTREGNDLLREMIESGIVKYGDAFNESLHKGGWDISKVDTNKLKESQATFIFGQMNEPPGARARVALSGLTLAEYFRDGDGGGGKDILFFIDNIFRFTQAGSEVSALLGRMPSAVGYQPTLATEMGLMQERITSTKRGSITSVQAVYVPADDLTDPAPATTFAHLDATTVLSRKISELGIYPAVDPLDSTSRILSPAVVGDAHYGCAQRVKQLLQRYKELQDIIAILGMDELSEEDKLVVHRARRVQRFLSQPFHVAEQFTGLKGVFVGIEDTIKGFNMIMDGEVDEYPEAAFNLVGTIEDAIAKGKAILAESK, from the coding sequence ATGCAACACGGCAAAATCGCACAGATCATCGGACCGGTGATCGACGTCAGCTTCAGTGACCCGAATACCAAGCTCCCCAACATTCTCGACGCGCTTGTAGTTGAGAAGGCAAACGGACAGAAAATTGTACTTGAGTGCCAGCAGCACATTGGTGAAGACACCGTCCGCACCATTGCTATGGACTCAACCGACGGTCTGTCTCGCGGAATGGAAGTAAAAGCCACCGGCGCTCCCATTACCATGCCCATCGGCGACGCTATCAAAGGTCGTCTGTTTAACGTGGTGGGTGAAGCCATCGACGGTATTCAGGCTGTAAGCAATGCCGGCGGTTACCCGATTCACCGCATGCCCCCCAAATTTGAAGACCTTTCTACCTCGGCCGAGGTGCTTTTTACCGGAATTAAGGTAATTGACCTGATCGAGCCTTATTCAAAAGGTGGTAAAATTGGTCTGTTTGGTGGTGCCGGTGTAGGTAAAACCGTACTTATCCAGGAGCTCATCAACAACATCGCCAAAGGTTACGACGGTTACTCGGTATTTGCCGGTGTAGGTGAACGTACCCGTGAAGGAAACGACCTGCTCCGCGAGATGATCGAGAGCGGTATCGTGAAATACGGCGATGCGTTTAACGAAAGCCTCCACAAAGGTGGCTGGGACATCAGCAAAGTGGACACCAACAAGCTGAAAGAGTCGCAGGCTACCTTTATCTTCGGACAGATGAACGAGCCTCCCGGGGCGCGTGCACGCGTGGCACTTTCGGGTCTTACCCTTGCCGAGTATTTCCGTGATGGTGATGGCGGCGGCGGAAAAGACATTCTGTTCTTTATCGACAATATTTTCCGTTTTACCCAGGCTGGTTCTGAGGTGTCTGCGCTGCTGGGCCGTATGCCTTCGGCCGTAGGTTATCAGCCCACACTCGCTACCGAGATGGGTCTCATGCAGGAGCGCATCACATCAACCAAGCGCGGTTCAATTACATCGGTACAGGCCGTTTACGTACCTGCCGACGACTTGACTGACCCTGCTCCGGCTACCACCTTTGCTCACCTTGACGCAACCACCGTACTTTCGCGTAAGATTTCTGAGCTTGGTATCTATCCTGCTGTAGATCCGCTCGATTCAACTTCACGCATTCTCTCTCCTGCTGTTGTGGGTGATGCACACTATGGCTGCGCCCAGCGTGTAAAACAGCTCCTCCAGCGTTACAAAGAACTTCAGGACATCATCGCCATCCTTGGTATGGACGAACTTTCTGAAGAAGATAAGCTGGTGGTTCACCGCGCCCGCCGTGTGCAGCGCTTCCTGTCACAGCCCTTCCACGTGGCCGAGCAGTTTACGGGTCTCAAAGGCGTATTCGTAGGCATTGAAGACACCATCAAAGGTTTCAACATGATTATGGATGGCGAAGTGGATGAATATCCTGAAGCGGCATTCAACCTTGTAGGAACCATTGAAGATGCCATTGCCAAAGGCAAAGCAATTCTGGCTGAATCAAAGTAA
- the atpC gene encoding ATP synthase F1 subunit epsilon: MKLDIITPDKKLYSGEVKSVVLPGSEGSFGILNNHAAMISTLIKGRIKVTDANQSTQTFDINGGVVEVFRNTITVLAE; this comes from the coding sequence ATGAAACTCGACATCATCACACCCGATAAAAAGCTGTACAGCGGCGAAGTGAAATCGGTAGTACTGCCCGGCAGCGAAGGTTCGTTCGGCATTTTGAACAACCATGCTGCCATGATTTCGACGCTCATCAAAGGCCGTATCAAGGTAACGGATGCCAATCAGTCAACCCAAACCTTCGATATAAACGGCGGTGTAGTGGAAGTATTCCGCAACACCATTACCGTGCTGGCCGAATAA
- a CDS encoding bifunctional riboflavin kinase/FAD synthetase, translating to MVIFGEIQTFVCYTFYFVKIYSQIADFVPPRFPVVTTGTFDGVHHGHRQIIDRLRETARKNNGETVLLTFFPHPRMVLFPDQHQLLLNTPEEKKQLLEKAGIDHLIVHPFTREFSMLSSKEFIEQILVNKFNTKKLVIGYDHHFGRNREGSFDHLREFGPVYGFEVEEIPAQEVEHEKVSSTRIRQALQTGDVRTAAAYLGYRYPLSGTVVKGRQLGRTIGFPTANLVPDNAYKLIPADGVYAVFVQRGNQTLPGMMNIGMRPTVDQGLSRTIEVHLPGFEGDLYGETLKILFADRLREEQKFGSLDELKKQLEHDRQQTLSLLNHEKTDL from the coding sequence ATGGTTATTTTTGGCGAAATACAAACATTTGTCTGTTACACGTTTTATTTTGTGAAGATATACTCCCAAATAGCCGATTTTGTTCCCCCTCGTTTTCCTGTAGTGACTACCGGCACTTTCGACGGTGTACACCACGGACACAGGCAAATTATTGACAGGCTGCGCGAAACGGCCCGGAAAAATAATGGAGAAACAGTACTGCTCACCTTTTTTCCCCACCCCCGCATGGTACTTTTCCCCGATCAGCATCAACTTTTGCTGAATACCCCGGAGGAAAAAAAACAGCTGCTTGAAAAAGCCGGTATCGACCATCTTATTGTTCATCCCTTTACCCGTGAGTTCTCGATGCTTTCCTCCAAAGAATTCATCGAACAGATACTGGTAAACAAATTCAATACCAAAAAACTGGTGATTGGTTACGACCATCATTTCGGGCGTAACCGGGAAGGCAGTTTCGACCACCTGCGCGAGTTTGGCCCGGTTTATGGATTTGAGGTGGAAGAAATTCCGGCTCAGGAAGTGGAACATGAAAAAGTTAGTTCAACCCGCATCCGCCAGGCCCTTCAAACCGGCGATGTGCGCACTGCAGCAGCCTATCTTGGCTACCGCTACCCGCTTTCGGGAACAGTTGTGAAAGGCAGGCAGCTGGGGCGAACCATTGGCTTTCCAACCGCCAACCTTGTGCCCGACAATGCGTATAAACTCATACCTGCCGACGGTGTGTATGCGGTGTTTGTGCAGCGCGGAAACCAAACCCTGCCCGGCATGATGAATATAGGTATGCGCCCAACCGTTGATCAGGGACTGAGTCGTACAATTGAAGTGCACCTGCCCGGTTTCGAAGGCGATTTATACGGCGAAACGCTGAAAATTTTGTTTGCCGACCGACTCCGCGAGGAACAAAAATTCGGTTCACTCGATGAATTAAAAAAACAGCTTGAACACGATCGCCAGCAAACACTTTCCCTGCTAAACCATGAAAAAACTGATCTTTAA